In Synergistaceae bacterium, one DNA window encodes the following:
- a CDS encoding AAA family ATPase: MLKKLTLEEFTVFQNASLEFAPGMNVIIGENGLGKSHILKLAYVLHWISHEVYKKENKQDSEILSTSNDILSKSIAAKLVGMFRPEHLGRLVHRRKGRNKSKISANFTGNKKGIKFSFSTNSKTEVVLEKFDVSLPAPSVFVPAGDVISMMPFLKDAWSKYPYMLDEGYNDLSAFLDKTVPVGPPPGEISSVIKDIENVLRGKIVLENGRFYLRIKEEGKMEIPLVAEGFRKIAMLGHIVANRSIQSNSLLLWDEPECNLNPMLIRSLAAVLTALASNGTQIIIATHSLFLLRELDLCERSKKENKTDSRYFALRKTENSGIAIDVYDNVEDLSPLASLEAEIEQSERYMDEGSVELVADNA, encoded by the coding sequence ATGCTAAAAAAACTTACGCTGGAAGAGTTTACTGTTTTTCAGAATGCATCTTTAGAGTTTGCCCCCGGCATGAATGTAATAATCGGAGAAAATGGGTTAGGCAAAAGCCATATTTTAAAACTTGCTTATGTTCTCCATTGGATATCCCATGAAGTATATAAGAAAGAAAACAAGCAGGACAGCGAGATATTGTCAACCTCCAATGATATTCTTTCCAAATCTATTGCAGCCAAACTGGTGGGAATGTTCCGCCCGGAACATCTTGGCCGTTTGGTTCACAGGCGTAAAGGACGCAACAAATCGAAAATTTCCGCGAACTTCACCGGTAATAAAAAGGGAATAAAATTTAGTTTTTCTACCAACAGCAAGACAGAGGTTGTGCTTGAAAAATTCGATGTCTCGCTCCCTGCCCCGTCTGTTTTTGTTCCTGCCGGAGATGTGATATCCATGATGCCCTTCCTAAAGGACGCATGGTCAAAGTACCCCTACATGCTTGATGAGGGATACAATGACCTTAGTGCCTTTTTAGACAAAACTGTTCCCGTTGGACCGCCGCCGGGAGAGATCAGCAGTGTAATAAAAGACATTGAAAACGTTCTCAGAGGAAAGATCGTACTTGAGAACGGACGTTTTTACCTGCGGATAAAAGAGGAAGGAAAGATGGAGATACCTCTTGTTGCGGAAGGTTTCCGCAAGATAGCAATGTTGGGACATATTGTTGCAAACAGAAGCATTCAAAGCAATTCTTTGCTTTTGTGGGACGAGCCAGAATGCAACCTTAACCCTATGCTGATAAGATCACTTGCCGCAGTGTTGACGGCATTGGCTTCAAACGGGACCCAAATCATTATAGCTACGCATAGCTTATTCCTACTTAGAGAACTTGATCTTTGTGAGCGAAGTAAAAAAGAAAATAAGACCGACTCCAGATATTTTGCCTTGCGTAAGACCGAAAACAGCGGAATAGCTATTGATGTTTACGATAACGTTGAGGATCTATCACCTCTTGCTTCTCTTGAAGCTGAAATAGAGCAGTCAGAACGTTATATGGATGAAGGCAGCGTTGAGTTGGTAGCTGATAATGCATGA
- a CDS encoding transposase: protein MARPLRIEYPGAFYHVTSRGNERKEIFKSAADREQFLFYLAASCVRYGAIIHAYCLMTNHYHLMLETPFGDLSLIMKYINSSYTTYFNIKRKRVGHLLQGRYKAILVEADSYAAELSRYMHLNPVRAGMAKSPEDYIWSSYRFYIEGGEPSWLTTGFILGYFGTEGPGSRRNYRRYINEKVSDGEYLSPLMEVVGSTILGSDDFVREIRGKELDCRPADRDLPSLRELKERPGPEIIGETARKLFADNKKLARLAAIYLCHRYSGAKLKEIGDMFLLSDSGVTRASRRFEAAMEADGQLGEKIKEIRQILSL, encoded by the coding sequence ATGGCCAGGCCTTTGCGGATAGAATACCCCGGAGCTTTTTATCATGTTACATCCAGAGGCAATGAACGAAAGGAAATTTTCAAAAGTGCGGCCGACCGGGAACAGTTTCTCTTCTACCTTGCAGCCTCGTGTGTGAGATATGGAGCGATAATACATGCTTACTGCCTGATGACCAACCATTATCACCTGATGCTGGAGACTCCGTTTGGGGATCTCTCGCTGATAATGAAGTATATCAACAGTTCCTATACCACATATTTTAACATCAAGCGCAAACGTGTCGGACACCTTCTTCAGGGACGCTACAAGGCTATCCTGGTTGAGGCTGACTCTTACGCCGCAGAGCTCTCCCGCTACATGCACCTGAATCCGGTGAGGGCCGGGATGGCCAAGTCCCCGGAAGACTATATATGGTCCAGTTACCGCTTTTACATTGAGGGCGGCGAACCGTCATGGCTGACTACCGGATTCATCCTTGGGTACTTTGGCACAGAAGGTCCTGGGTCCCGGCGGAACTACAGGCGATATATAAACGAGAAGGTCTCTGACGGTGAGTACCTCAGCCCGCTTATGGAGGTCGTAGGCTCGACTATATTGGGCAGCGATGATTTTGTCAGGGAGATCCGGGGGAAGGAGCTTGACTGCAGGCCTGCGGACAGGGACCTTCCTTCGCTGAGAGAGCTTAAGGAAAGGCCCGGGCCTGAAATAATCGGCGAGACAGCCCGGAAATTATTTGCTGACAACAAAAAGCTGGCGAGGCTTGCCGCAATATATTTATGCCATCGGTACAGCGGGGCGAAGCTGAAGGAGATAGGCGATATGTTCCTTCTGTCGGATTCGGGCGTCACCCGGGCAAGCAGAAGATTTGAAGCGGCAATGGAAGCCGATGGCCAATTGGGGGAAAAAAT